In one Rhopalosiphum padi isolate XX-2018 chromosome 3, ASM2088224v1, whole genome shotgun sequence genomic region, the following are encoded:
- the LOC132924719 gene encoding pterin-4-alpha-carbinolamine dehydratase-like, with product MEFEKKPSLLTKEEREELLQLLFSNQWSLVKDRDAIYKEFLFSDFIQAFGFMTQVALKSEKMNHHPEWFNVYNKVEVTLSTHDVSGLSSNDVKLATFLDKTEKTIKVSL from the exons ATGGAATTTGAGAAAAAG CCAAGCCTATTAACTAAAGAAGAGAGAGAGGAGTTACTCCAGCTATTATTCTCTAATCAATGGTCATTAGTAAAAGACAGAGATGctatttacaaagaatttttattCTCTGACTTTATTCaa gcaTTTGGGTTCATGACTCAAGTAGcattaaaaagtgaaaaaatgaATCATCATCCTGAATGGTTTAATGTGTACAATAAAGTAGAAGTTACATTATCCACACATGACGTAAGTGGTTTGTCGTCAAACGATGTTAAACTTGCCACATTTTTGGACAAAACAGAAAAAACCATTAAagtatctttataa